The genomic DNA ATGTGCGGCGTCGTATACCCATGCACGCGGGTAGGCCTGGCAGGCCAACACGACGCCGGATCCTTGCTGTCGAAGGTCCTCACAGCCCTTCGACGCATGACATTCTCGTGCGATAGCCCTAATAAAGCTAGCAAAGGAATGTCTGCAAGAAATCGTTGACGTTTGCCGCGTTGACGTTGGAATGGTCTTCGGACCATTTCAAGACCGGCCATCACGCAAGTGATGGTTGTTTCGGATCAGCTTCTACTGAAGTCAACTCGCCCTCGGGTGAGTTCAATGGCATTCAAGTGAAGAGTTTGATCATGGCTCAGATTGAACGCTGGCGGCATGGCTAAAACATGCAAGTCGCACGAACCAGCAATGGTGAGTGGCGAAAGGGTCAGTAATACGATCGAACGTACCCCGAGGTGGAGGATAGGCATGGGAAACTGTGCGTAATACTCCATGTGATCTACGGAGGAAAGCCGCAAGGCGCCTTGGGAGCGGCGATCGTCCTATCAGGTAGTTGGTGAGGTAACGGCTCACCAAGCCGAAGACGGGTAGCAGGTGTGAGAGCACGACCTGCGACATCGGGACTGAGACACTGCCCGGACTCCTACGGGAGGCTGCAGTAACGAATCTTCCGCAATGGGCGAAAGCCTGACGGAGCAATGCCGCGTGCGGGATGAAGCGGCTTCGCCGTGTAAACCGCTGTCAGGAAGCAGAAACACTGATCGCTTCCAGAGGAAGGGGCGACTAACTCTGTGCCAGCAGTCGCGGTAATACAGAGGCCCCGAGCGTTAATCGGAATCACTGGGCTTAAAGGGTGCGCAGGCGGATCGGATAGTGCTTTGTGAAATCCCTCGGCTCAACCGGGGAACAGCAGGGCATACTACCGATCTTGAGACAGGTAGGGGTCGATGGAACCATGGGTGGAGCGGTGAAATGCGTAGATATCCATGGGAACGCCAATGGCGAAGGCAGTCGACTGGGCCTGTTCTGACGCTCAGGCACGAAAGCGTGGGGAGCAAACAGGATTAGATACCCTGGTAGTCCACGCCGTAAACGATGCACACTAGATCGGAGTCGCTCTGACGCGCCTCTGGTCGACGTAAAAACATTAAGTGTGCCGCCTGGGGAGTACGGTCGCAAGGCTAAAACTCAAATGAATTGACGGGGGCTCACACAAGCGGTGGAGCATGTTGCTTAATTCGAGGCAACGCGAAGAACCTTACCTGGGTTTGACATGCATGGATTAACTCCTGGAAACAGGAGCCACACCCTCTGGGTGGAACATGCACAGGTGCTGCATGGCTGTCGTCAGCTCGTGCTGTGAAGTGTCGGGTTAAGTCCTCTAACGAGCGCAACCCCTGTCGTTAGTTGCTCACGGGTAATGCCGAGCACTCTAGCGAGACTGCCGGTGTCAAACCGGAGGAAGGTGGGGATGACGTCAAGTCCTCATGGCCCTTACATCCAGGGATGCAAACGTGCTACAATGGCGCGTACAGAGCGAAGCAAGGCCGCAAGGCGGAGCAAATCGCAAAAAGCGCGCCCCAGTTCGGATTGCAGGCTGCAACTCGCCTGCATGAAGTCGGAATCGCTAGTAATCGGAGATCAGCTACGCTCCGGTGAATGAGTTCCTGAGCCTTGTACACACCGCCCGTCACGTCATGGGAGCCGGGAGTGCCCGAAGCCGCCATATTTCAGTGGTGTCTACGGCAAGACTGGTGACTGGGACGAAGTCGTAACAAGGTAGCCGTAGGAGAACCTGCGGCTGGATCACCTCCTTTCTAAGGGATTTCCTTGGACCTGCCTTGCCCCTCGCTCAAAGAGCGGCGGGATCGAAGAGCAATCTTCAGCAGGACAAGTCAGCACACTCTCGTTCGCCTCTGGCGAATATCCGCACGGTGACGTGCGAACAAGATCGACCGACTGACACGCACACGCAACACCCGGGCACTCGTGTCCGGGTGTTGTCATTTTTTCCATTCCACACCCACCGGAGTATGCGCACGTGCCGCACGGACACTCCGCAGGCGCGGCAATGCACGCCGCAGTCATTCGCCGCGTCGATTCACAACCATCTCACAACGTACCGTCCTGCCGATCCAACGAAGCACCCCGACCCGCAGGGTGGCGTCCCCTCAAGGTGACGTCACGGCGTCGGCCCCGCTGGCTTCAGACGCTTCGCGTGGCGAATGATCTGGCCCGTTCTCAGATACACAACATCCTCGGCGATCGCGGCCATCAGGTCGCCCACACGCTCGAGTTCACGACCGATCCGATAGACCAGAAGCCCGTTCGCCGACGAGTCCGAGGAGCCGTCCATCGTCTCGACGATCTCATCGAAGAGCCGCCTGTGGATCTCGTCGAGGATCTTGTCCCCGGCAACGATCTCCTTCGCCTTGTCGGTGTCCTCGTCCACAACCGCCCTGAGCAGCACATGGCACTGGGCCGGCACGCGATGGGCCAGCTCCTCAAGCGCCGTCGGCCAGCGAGGCGGACTATCGCCACGGAAGGCCAGGATGCTCTTGGCGATCGAACTGGCATGGTCCGCGACCCGCTCGATGTCCTGGTTCACCTTGAGCACAAACGCGATCATGCGGAAGTCCTTCGCCACCGGGTGCTGCATCGTCAGCAGCCGATAGCAGTCCGACTCGATCGCCACTTCCTCACGATCGACGCGCGTGTCCTTCGATCGGACAATCGCGGCCTCCTCGCGGTCGAGCGTCCAGAGCGCGTCGATGGCCCGTTCGAGCATCCCG from Phycisphaeraceae bacterium includes the following:
- the phoU gene encoding phosphate signaling complex protein PhoU, yielding MKFEASLPEPGGHNPRTDFDSQIERIRRRLVREAVVAVGMLERAIDALWTLDREEAAIVRSKDTRVDREEVAIESDCYRLLTMQHPVAKDFRMIAFVLKVNQDIERVADHASSIAKSILAFRGDSPPRWPTALEELAHRVPAQCHVLLRAVVDEDTDKAKEIVAGDKILDEIHRRLFDEIVETMDGSSDSSANGLLVYRIGRELERVGDLMAAIAEDVVYLRTGQIIRHAKRLKPAGPTP